From one Bacteroidales bacterium genomic stretch:
- a CDS encoding TonB-dependent receptor produces the protein MKFIYKISLSLIFLVLIKDISFSQSNIKISGTVTDIKDNSSLPGANIYLKSDWMKGTITDQNGKFCINVNASNIVDTLIVSFIGYKEKTIVVSRLKNEEIDIHLIQFSKEIEETVIRAKRVIAEEFTIKQMKKLDIYLNPSSKADPLLAVNSMPSSTTIDETANISLRGSSPAETGIFFNDVPIYDAIRFSQINGIGTFSIFNTAIVQRMLVFPGNPPLEYSNSTAGLISIQSENQIPEINTNSFTLSLASLSGLTSRKLGKKSSIIVFTNYQPDILFKKLNEKSFEDLKKFSTIDLGVHYILNFNKKTSFKVFNYSNNESFDYYLRHPSYNGSFNQNKKRNFTVLNFTENFTNSELTINNGISFSSENFKYGNNDINIEKRNLYLSLNYFYFFDKLSIKSGVNIDSRKKNLSGDFPVFDYAINTNHPVYTLDDSESLNVPELYSYAKYNVNKKMVIGVGLRKNIAINKQKDYLSAQVNMNYKLNYFNSINLSIGEYNKYNQSNAEVYSSYLINSKQISIDYKYNSDYLEFTSSVFHKLTKFNEKNNKIYGAEIFTSFDIKDKLRTQLSYTFIDAHVKDNIIEYPTKYDFNYFIRGDLKYFFKHNISLSLVFVYRQGNYYSPLFDSYYINNLNTYKPEYQSLDNSVRMPDYKKLDISLTKILLISDKRNIIMFFSISNIFNTKNIEHINYNSDYTQAFNEYYSKRTVYFGAVFNFM, from the coding sequence ATGAAATTTATATACAAAATATCATTATCACTAATATTTTTAGTATTAATAAAAGATATATCCTTTTCACAGTCAAATATTAAAATTTCTGGAACTGTAACCGATATAAAAGATAATAGTTCGTTGCCGGGAGCCAATATTTATCTAAAATCAGATTGGATGAAAGGAACAATTACTGACCAAAATGGCAAATTTTGTATTAATGTAAATGCTTCAAATATTGTAGATACTCTAATTGTTTCGTTTATTGGTTATAAAGAAAAAACAATTGTAGTAAGCAGATTGAAAAATGAGGAAATAGATATTCATTTAATACAATTTTCAAAAGAAATTGAAGAAACAGTAATAAGAGCCAAAAGGGTTATTGCTGAGGAATTTACAATAAAACAAATGAAAAAACTGGATATTTATCTTAATCCAAGTTCAAAAGCAGACCCTTTATTAGCAGTAAATTCAATGCCAAGTTCCACAACGATAGATGAAACAGCTAATATAAGTTTGAGAGGCAGTAGTCCCGCAGAAACAGGAATATTTTTTAATGACGTACCTATTTATGATGCAATTCGTTTTAGTCAAATTAACGGAATAGGTACTTTTAGTATTTTTAATACAGCAATTGTACAACGAATGCTTGTTTTTCCGGGTAATCCACCGCTTGAATATAGTAATTCTACTGCAGGTTTGATATCAATACAATCTGAAAATCAAATCCCTGAAATCAATACAAATAGTTTTACTTTATCATTAGCAAGTTTAAGCGGTTTAACTTCGAGAAAACTAGGAAAAAAATCAAGTATTATTGTTTTTACTAATTATCAACCTGATATTCTTTTTAAAAAATTAAATGAAAAATCATTTGAAGACCTTAAAAAATTTTCAACAATTGATCTCGGTGTACATTATATATTAAATTTTAATAAAAAAACTTCTTTTAAAGTTTTCAATTATTCAAATAATGAAAGTTTTGATTATTATTTGCGTCATCCAAGCTATAATGGTAGTTTTAATCAAAACAAAAAAAGGAATTTTACTGTACTGAATTTTACTGAAAATTTTACAAATAGTGAATTAACAATTAACAATGGTATAAGTTTCAGCTCTGAAAATTTCAAATATGGAAATAATGATATAAATATTGAAAAAAGAAACCTTTATTTATCATTAAATTATTTTTACTTTTTTGATAAACTTAGCATAAAATCAGGTGTCAATATTGATTCAAGAAAGAAAAATTTATCAGGGGATTTTCCTGTTTTCGATTATGCTATTAACACAAATCATCCTGTATATACACTTGATGATTCAGAAAGCTTAAATGTACCGGAGTTATATTCTTATGCAAAATATAATGTAAATAAAAAAATGGTAATAGGAGTAGGCTTAAGGAAAAATATTGCCATAAACAAACAAAAGGACTATTTAAGTGCTCAGGTAAATATGAATTACAAATTAAATTATTTTAACTCTATTAATTTATCAATTGGTGAATATAATAAGTATAACCAGTCAAATGCTGAAGTATATAGTTCATATTTAATTAATAGTAAACAAATAAGTATTGATTATAAGTATAATTCTGATTATCTTGAATTTACATCTTCTGTTTTTCATAAATTAACTAAGTTTAACGAAAAAAATAATAAAATATACGGTGCAGAGATATTTACAAGTTTTGATATTAAAGATAAATTAAGAACACAATTATCATATACTTTTATTGATGCACATGTTAAAGATAATATTATTGAATATCCGACAAAATATGATTTTAATTATTTTATTCGTGGAGATTTAAAATACTTTTTTAAGCATAATATTTCTTTAAGCCTTGTTTTTGTTTACAGACAAGGCAATTACTATTCTCCATTATTTGATAGCTATTATATTAACAATTTGAATACGTATAAACCTGAATATCAGTCATTAGATAATTCTGTCAGGATGCCTGATTATAAAAAATTAGATATTAGTTTGACAAAAATTTTACTAATTTCAGATAAACGTAATATTATAATGTTTTTTAGTATTAGTAATATATTTAACACAAAAAATATAGAACATATAAATTACAATTCGGATTATACCCAAGCTTTCAACGAATATTATTCAAAACGAACTGTTTACTTTGGAGCGGTTTTTAATTTTATGTAG